The DNA segment CGCTTTAGATTTTTGACTATGCCGATGGGGAAACCCTTTCTTTGCGGATTAAGCAATGAGCTGCCGAATTGTAGTAAGCACCCATTCTCTATTAATCTATCTCGATAAAGTGTAAAAGTAACATGGTCACCTCCCTCTGCACTTTCATTTCCTTCGTAATAATGCAATCAAAATAAAAAAACTGTACTTCGAATCACTGACACTTTGTTAAAGAGTCTGATTCGAGGTACAGTTCATATCCAAAATTTATATTCTTTTAAAAATCCCAACGCTTTTCAATTGCATCTTTATAGATTTCTCCCAACAGAATTTCCACTATCTGTTATCGAGTTGTTACCAATTGTTTAGTTTGTTTAGACTTGGTTTCCACAAAAGGTATTGAATTTGATTCAAAGTATACTTTGTACCATATTAAGAACATGAAAATAGTCCAGATTTTTCTTCCATTATTCGTCTTACCTTGATAATGGTCTTCAAGAAGCTGTAGTATTTTTTCCTGGTCGAAAAATGTTGATGCAGCAGTTCCTGTAAAATACTCCTTGATTTCTTGATAGTATTTGTCAGTGCGGATCCAATGACGAATGGGTACAGGAAAGCCGATTTTTTTACGGTTGGCTGATTTTTGGGGTAGAGACCTTCCAGCAGCCAAGCGAAAAGCATATTTTGTATCGATATGATTCACTCGATATTTAGTAGGAATTTTTGACGCAGTGGCCATTACTTCCCGATCTAGGAAAGGTACGCGCAATTCAATAGAATGTGCCATACTCATTTTGTCAGCTTTCAATAGAATATCATCAACTAGCCACAAGTGAAGATCAAGATATTGCATTTTGGTCAAATCATCTTCCTGTTTCACTTGGTCATAAATTGGCTTAACAATTTCTTCTACTTTTAAAGAATTTCTTAAGTAAGGTTTAACTATACTCACCGCTTCTTCTTCAGAAAATATTTTTGCCTGTCCAATAAACCAATCCTCAACAGGAAGTCCACCCTTGATCAAAAAGCTTTTGCCTTTCACCTCCGGAAGTCGCTTTGCAACGACGCCCAATTGTTTCCTAATAAGTAATGGGATTTTTTTGTATTTTTTTAATGCAGGAGCTGTGTCGTAATCAGCATAGCCTCCGAATAGTTCATCGGCACCCTCTCCTGAAAGAACAACCGTAACATGTTTGCTTGCCAATTCGGCCAGGAAATAAAGAGGAACAATGGATGGATTTGAATGTGGTTCATCCATCATATATTGAATCTCAGCCAACTTGCTAAAACAGGCATCAGGATCTAAAATTTCACTGATATTTTGAATTCCCAATTCATTCGACAATTCTTTGGCATTATCAATTTCAGAGAAGTTTTGATTACCAAAACCAACCGTAAATGTTTTATCTGGTTTCAAAACCGATGCCACATAACTGGAGTCTACACCACTCGACAGGAATGATCCTACTTTCACATCACTTATTTTATGGGCAATAACGGACTCGCGAACAACATCATCAATTTCATCCACCAATTTCACCAATGGCTGGTCACTCGGCTTGAATTGTGGCGTCCAATACCTATTTATTTGCAAATTGCCTTTCTCATAGATCATGTAATGGGCTGCTGGTAATTTATAAACGCCCTTAAAGAACGTCTCATTTAACACCGGATACTGGAAAGTTAAATACGGTTTCAATGCTTTTTCATTAAATTCTTTTTGGAAATGAGGATGTGGAATAAAACTTTTTATTTCCGAACCAAATAAAAGAGTCCCATTCATTTGAGAGTAATAAAATGGTTTAATGCCAAACATGTCACGTGCCGCAAAAAGTTTTTTCTCGCTACGATCCCAGATAACAAAAGCAAACATACCACGCAGTTTTGCTACCAAATCTTTGCCATATTCTTCGTACCCATGAATAAGCACTTCACTATCAGTATGTGTCAGAAAGTTATGTCCCTTGGCCACTAGATCGTCTCTCAGTTCCATAAAGTTATAAATTTCTCCATTGAAAATTAAGACAATGGATTGATCTTCATTATAAATTGGTTGACTCCCTGCTTCTAAATCAATAATACTTAATCTTCTAAAACCAAGAGCAGCGCCGTCTTCAACAAACTCCCCCGAAGAATCTGGACCACGATGGACAATTGTCTCCATCATTTCTGTTAACACATCAAACGCATTATTTGTTTCCCCAATAAATCCTGTGAATCCACACATTTTCAAGAACTCCTTTTACACAACATCCACTAAAACGATTTTAGTCAAACTAAATTCTTTTAATATCAATTGGAAGTTTTAAATTTTCTACTTTTTAAAGCTAGACTGTTGAGTCAATTCCCATTACAATAAAAGGAAAGATAAATAGTTCAGTATGATCAAATAGTTTTCTGGTAATTAACATTTCATCCATACAAACTCTGCTAATTTAATCCTAAATACCTTAATAAATTATTACATATATGTTAATAATAAGTATTATTGTAACATTTTATTGATTCTAAATATATGTAAAAATTTCGACTCCATTCGACATTTAGAGATTTTTTGTGGACCCTTTTTCACTAGACAAATCCCCTAACAATGGCGGAAAAGAAAATAAGCTAACCACCTACTTTTAATAGGCAGTTAGCTTATTTTCTTTTCCGATTTCTAGATTCTTTTTTTCTTAGATTCGTCTATTGATTATTCAAAACCTAATTTTTCTATACGTTCACTAAGTCCATCTATCCTTGCATGATATTTACGGGTTCCTAAAATCCATATTCACCGTTATAATTAGGGGCACTAAACATCATTAACTTGTCTTTAAATGAAAAGAGCTGATAAAATTTTGAACTTTTTTGGTAATAATCACACTGTACCGTTAAAATCCACGTTCTATTATGGATGGTATATTGTGTTTATAGGGAGTCTAGGTGCATTTTTCTCTGGACCTGGTCAAACGTATTTTATTTCTGTATTTATCGATCAATACATTAGAGATTTCGATTGGAGTCGTTCTCAAGTTTCAACGATTTACTCGGCAGCTACGCTTGTATCAGCTGTTTGCATGTTTTTCATGGGAAGATTAATTGATAAATTTGGTCAACGTAATATGATGGTTATTGTTTCCATCATGTTGGCGCTTGCTTGTTTTTTTAATAGTACTGTCAACAATTTAATCATGTTGTTCTTTGGAATTTTGATGTTACGATTATTTGGACAAGGCTCTATGACTCTTATTCCTAACACATTAATCCCTCAATGGTTTATGACAAAAAGAGGAAGAGCTCTTAGTTATATGGCTATAGGTGGATTTGCTAGTTCTGCTATTTTCCCACCGCTAAATGTTTGGCTTGTTAGTGCTATTGGTTGGGAAAATACATGGATTCTTTGGGGAGTTACCATATTAATCGTCTTTACCCCACTCGCTTACTTTTTAGTTAGAAATACACCAGAGCAAGTAGGTTTAGAACCCGATGGCTACATAACACCGATTAGAAGTAAGGCACAAGAAAATGATCCGAGTTTCACGAAAAAAGTCGAAAGTGATTGGACTTTTAAAGAAGCAATTCGCACAAAAGCTTTTTGGTTCATTTTATCTTGTGTCGGAATCCCTGCGCTTGTTAATACAGCCATCACATTCCATCTGATCTCTATATTTAATCAAAATGATTTAGGTGCTGGAGTTGCGGCATTGGTTCTTGCTGGAATGGCCCTTGTCGGATTTCCTGTGACACTTGTAGCTGGTAGATTATTGGACCGAGTTAAAGTCAATATAATTTTGGCAGGAATTTTTGTTTTAGAGATTGTCCTCCTAATGATGCTTCAAATAACCAATACTATTTTCATGGCTGTACTTTTTGCTTTAGTTTGGGGAATCAGCAATGGATTTGAACGAATCGCGTTATCCTATGTGTGGCCAAGTTACTTTGGTCGAGCTGCTCTAGGTAGTATTCAAGGACTCGCAACGTCTGTGATGGTATTTGGCTCAGCCATTGGTCCACTTCCCTTCGGCATTGCCTTTGATATTTTCGGTGGTTATAAGGAAATCATCTGGATTTCACTCATATTCCCTATTATAGGAATCATAAGTTCACTACTTGCAAAACAACCTGAAAAGAAAAAGGTCGTTTGATATAAGTAAAAGGTCACAACTCATTGAGCTGTGCCCTTTTTTATATGAAAGTCATTAACCTTATTAATCCAATTTTTTTCTTTTCCAATCAAAAATGCTATTTCTACCATAGAAATTTTTAAAGTGTACTAGTTTTAAAAGCAGATTTTAATATCATCCATATTAATATTTACCAATTAATGGACCACATACGTAACTAAGCCTTTTGCATTTGCATATAGGGCTGCTTTTGTTCTATCAGTTAGATCAAGTTTTGCGAATACTTGACTCACATGTTTTTTTACGGTGTATTCGGTAATATGCAAGATCTCTGAAATTTCTTTATTTGAAAGGCCTTTGCCAATTTCAATTAATACTTCCTTTTCCTTAGGAGTTAATTGTTTTAAATGTCCATCCTCATCATATGAATCTCTTGATTTCATTATCAGATCAAGAACCCCTGGATCATAATATTTTCGTCCTATGTTTATAATTTGCAATGCATGCAAGAGCTCTTCAGGTAATGCTTCTTTTAATACATAGCCTTGAACACCTATTTCTTTCGCTCGATTAAAGTCTGCCTTTTCCATTGACGATGTTAACACCACAAACTTACAAGTTGCTCCTTGTCTAATTGCATCAATTATTAGATCTAAACCCGACTCACTTCCTAATCGGAGATCTACTAACGCTAAATCAGGTTTAGTCGTACTAAAAAGAATTAGTGCCTCGCTACTATTCGTTGCTTCCCCAAGAATCTCCATTGATTCTTCTAACGAAAGTAAGGAGGTTAGTCCTCTTCTAACTAGTGGATGATCATCAATAATAATTACTTTCATTATCCAACCACCTCATGCTCCTTTAGATTTTTTATTATTGGAATTTCGATTTGTATACGTGTTCCTAAACCATGTATTCCTTCTATTGATATTGTTCCAGAAAGAGAACTTATAATACTTCGCATATTAATAAGACCCATGCCTTTTTCCTTGTCGTCTTCATCATATTTAGAATTTATTCCTATGCCATCATCGTGGATTGTTAATATTGTTTTCTCAATTAATATCGATAAACTTAGTTTAATAACATTACACTTCCCATGGCGAACTGCATTTCCACAAGCTTCACAAATAATTCGATAAAGCTCTTTCTTTATCTTATTTGTAATTAAAGATTCATCTCCAGTTATATGGTAGTCTATATTAATGTCATTTAACTTGGAATAATCATTCAAATATCTTTTTACACGGATAATAAATGGCTGCTCACCTTTCTTTACAGAGCTTAGACTGTAAATAGCTGCCCTTAGTTCTTTCATTGTAGTATTTGCGGATTGTGATAGGAATAAATACTCTTGATTCAGTTCTTCCCTTGTACTATTTTGGTTTTTCACCTGTAGACTGTGTAACGAATAAACAATTCCGAATAATCTTTGTGAAACACTGTCGTGAATTTCATTAGCGATACGATTCTGTTCTTCAATTACAATCATCTGCTCCATCATTTGATCTATGTGTATTTTCTCAAGCATGATTTCACTAAGTTCAGCTAAAAACTCAAAAGTACGGCCTAATAAGAATGTATTTTCAACTTCACTAGAGTTGGATACCTTAACACCTAGAACGCCAATATAAATCGGAGTTCTAATTATAGTCATCCAATATAATTCATTGTTAATAGTACTTATAAATGGTTCTTTATTTTTTCGAATATTATGCCATTCAATCCTTAGATCGGTTTCTAAATATTTATTAGTTGTTATATTAGAAATATGACTATTTTGATGATTTAGATCAGTTAACCAAAAGAATGCTTCATCTACCGTTGTGTATTTAACTAAATATTTAGTTATTTCATTCGTTACCTTTTCAGGGGTCTTTTTCGAAGAAAAGTTATCCATAAGGTGGTAAAGGGACATGATATGCTCTAATGTTTCTTGATACTTGTAATTCGATTCAGTCAATTGACAATTAACTTGTAAAAGTTCCATTTTTTGAATTTTTAGTATGCTTGCTTTTAAATCTAACTCTTTTGTTAAACCTGAAAATAATCTTGCTAATATTGTTGCTAGTAAACACGCTAGATAAAAATATGATTTCTCTTCTAAAATCATGACTATATTGTCTATTCTGAATAATTGATAGGTAATTAATGTAGCACTACTAAGGTAAAAGAATAATGTCCCCCAGCAAAATAATGATGTCAAAAAACTCGCTGCTACTAGTACGGGATTTAGTGCATACCAAATAAATGGACTAGAAATACCACCTGTAGGAATAAGTAACAAAGTTAAACCAATTGTTTCAGTCAACACAATCACTTTTAAGATTTTATTATTTTCTATATATCTTCTCTGTAAATCAGTTAAGATCCAGGCCGCAATCCCCAATGACACAACGACTCCTATTTTAAAAATAACTGGTGATTGAGGATCCAACAAGTAAAAAAAGGAAGTTATTAGTAGAGAAATATATCTGTATAAAAATACTAACCGCATCTTATCGGAAGGATTCCTACTTAGAAAACGATAAAATTGATTAACTGTTTGCATATGCCTGATCTTTTCCTGCACCTATTTTTTGATACAAATAGTCCCCATCAATAATAAAATATAATGCTTTTTCATCTTGTTGAACTCTACTGAAGAATACTGGAAGCTCTTTTTCATCAGCAATCTTTATTGCAGATTCGATAGAAAAAAGAGTAATCATTGATTTCTGCGCACTATTTATTTTCTGTGACACAGGAATAATTCTACTTCCATACTTTTTATTATTAATTATTTGGTGTTCTGATTTATTCTTTAATTTAACCCTATCAACTTTTATTGTCATTGCTGTATTATTTATAACAGAAAAATTTTTACCTACCCCATAAGATATTGACATAAGAGCACTTTCCTCCGAGACAATAGATAATGTTGCAGTATTCTTTATTTTAGCATTTGTAAAACTGGTGCTATGGAAAAGTAAAAATGATATGGATATTAAAAGGACTGATAGTGAAAAAAACAGTTTCAACACGTCTCCTCCCCAATTCATAATAAAAGCCCAATTAATTAGGACAAAATGTCCAAATTTAATTAGGCCGGTTGCACCAACAACTCCATACGTCCCAGGTGCCCATATAAAGGATGTACTTCATAGTTTCCAATATACATATTTAAATTACTAACTTTAATTATTATATTATTCCGAATATTTAGCGATGTCAATGATAATGTCGAATTATGTATTATTATATTTATTCAATAGATTAATTAATTAGAGTAATAGAGACATACACAGAATCTCCATTTATTATTCTACCTAATTAGAACTCATCGTTTTTGTCATTCTATTTGAATAAGTTGGGTATATCTTACATGATAAACGAATATTTTATTGTGAATTTATCGCCTCTAGTATTTCTTTCAAATTGTTCTTAGTTAACAGGTCCCCAATCTTTCTTTTAATTAATCTAAAAAGGACAATCCAATGGATAAACCACCAATTCTTCATTTTTCATTAACTTAATCTATATCCGCTTCAGATTCTACAATAATAGATCCCATTAATACTTCTTGTGAACCTGCTTGTCCATTTGGGATATTAATTTTCACAGCTATATTTCTGATGTTTTGCATTCCTGAACCAGACTCTTTGCTAACTTTGTCAATTACTAAAGCATCTCCTCTTGTACCCCAAGCAGGATTACTAACCGTACTTTGAGATACTGTTCCAAATGTCATATATTTTGCATATGGTCCTTTCGCGCGAACGGTTACTTTAATTGTTTCAGCTGATTTATTTCTTACAGTAAACAATGGATTCCATTGATATTCACTATTAGGCTCTAGCCCGTAAAATTTTGCAGTAGAACTATCTCTATCAACGCCCATACCAAATTGAAAGTATATCTCTCCATCTTTCACAATAGCGGTTTTGTCTTTTGCACCAACTATACTCTGCCAGCTCCAAGGTGTATTAGCATCAAGAGTTAATAATGCTTCATTTGTATTAACAACCTTCAAATCGGTAGCACTTACTACAGTTGCCATATTATTAGACATTGACGCCATCACACTTGACATGACTAACAGGAATACAACTATTAGTAATCCTTTTTTAATCTTCACTTCTAAAATCCTCCTAAATTTTTTTCGGATTGTCACCGTTTAATTAAAGTATAGGAGAATGTATTATTGTTAACCACACGCAAAAGTGTTCTCTTTTGAAATCATTTGTCTACTACATCATTCATCGTTGTTTCTACGAATGTTTAGAGAAGGTATACCTTTGTACCAAATCAATTCTACTTTAGAGGGCTTTTTTTGGTATGGAATTTACAATGAATTAGAGAGGAGGAGGGATTCTCTGAAAGTAGTTACAAAGATAAAACGTTCCAAACTTGTAAAAATAGTTTTCGCAGTACTACACTTATCATCACTAGCTTTAATCACATCACAAACTGAAGCGCAGCGAAAACCAAACCAATTTATTCTTCACATTATGTGTTTCGATGAGGTGTTTTTGTGGGGAAAATTGGGCGAATGGGATTAAAACAATTTGAACAGGAATAAACAGAGTTCAACGGGATTAAACACCTCGTGAACAGGATAAAAATGGTGGGAAAGCAATTTACGCAGTATATATCCGCTCATAACAAAGAAACAAATCCGAATCGGTGTGCTCACTGAGTAATCTCAACTATTTTGATTTCCCTCTTAGAAAATCGTTTAAATTCAATTTTAACGGTATACAAAAAAACCAGCAACGAGCTTCGATGCTGAGTTTTCTAAATATATATATCTATTCAGTTGTTCCATAAAAATAAATACCTAACAATAGAAAAAACCCATCAACTATATCAATTGATGGAATTCTTATGGTTTATATGTGGTTGTTTTTCATCAATAATATTATTCTTATGAGTATCTTCAAACATGTCTCTAGTAATGAAATTGATTATCACCCTATTAATTCATTAGCTCTTTCATCCATTTTTCTGATTCCTTAGTCAACGCGGTCCAATCTTTATTAAAGATGTAGCTTTTCTTCAAAAGCGCGCTACCAGCTCCGACTGCAATGGCACCTGCTTCAATGTAAGAACGTGCATTGGCTAAATCGATTCCTCCGGTAACCATGATGGGGATGTGAGCAAGTGGACCTTGTACATCTTTTACAAACCCAGGGCCTACAGAGGCTGCTGGGAAAAGTTTGACCGCTGTTGCGCCTAGGTCATATGCACGCATCATTTCACTTGGTGAATATACACCTGGGATGACTGGAATTCCTTGTTCCACGGCGTACGTGACGACTTGTTCGTTCAATACAGGAGCAACGACAAATTGAGCACCAGCATCGATTGCCCGGCTGCAATCTTCAATTGTCAAAACCGTTCCAGCTCCGACAAGTGCATGACTTCCAAACTCATCCACAGTTTTCCGAATAATTTCTGATGCACGCTCAGTTTCCATTGTGATCTCTACAGTACTTACGCCGCCTTCAATGAGAGCTTTGACGATAAATGAACTGTCTTCAAAGCGAATTTTTCGTAAAACTGGGACAAGTGGACTTTTATTCAAATGTTCTAACATGGTGGCACCTACCTTTCGATTATTTCTCGCTTGCCCAGAAAATTTTCGACGTCTTCTAAATATGGCAGTCCTTCATTGTCTCCATTAACTTGAACGACCATAGCCCCTATCGCATTAGCGAATACTAATCGTTCTACTAACGGCCATTCTTGTAACAATCCATACAAATAACCAGAGTCAAAACCGTCACCCGCTCCTACTGTATCAACCACTTTTGCTACCTTAACACCGGGAACATGTAGCCATTTTCCATTAACTAAAGCAAATGCTCCGTTTTGCCCATCTTTCATTACAACTTCTCTAAAATTGAAGCGTCCTAGTTGTGCCAAAATTTCTTGCTCATCCTTCGTATCACATAATAGTTCCAACTCTTCTTTTGAGACTAAGAGATGATCGACAAAAGGTAAGTATGTCAAGATAGTTTCTCTTGCCTCTTCTTTTGACCACAATCTTAACCGAATGTTTGGATCAAATGATACAATCACACCGTTTTCTTTTGCAATTTCTAATGCCCTTAATGTTATCGCACGGTTTTGTTCCAAAATAGCACAGAACACCCCGGTCAAATGTAAAACCTTTGCTTGGCGAATATAATCAAAAGGTAGTAGTTCAGGTGTTAATGTTTCAGTTGGTGAAGGTACACGATAGTAAAACGTACGACCTTCTCCAGATTCTTGTACTTCCTTAAAATTCAATGAAGTGGCATAACCGTCCATTAAGTGGACTTCTGAAATATCGACACCTTCACCGCGAACTGTATTCACGATATGTCGCCCAAATTCATCTTTTCCTAAGCGGCTAATCCAACCTGCTTGGAGGCCCAGCCTTGCACATCCAAGCATCACGTTTAATTCTGCTCCGCCAATCTTACGCTCAAATGTATTCACAAACCTTAAAGGGCCTTTGGTTCCGGGATCGAATGTAATCATTCCATCCCCAATCGTTACAACATCCATTTTCTCAACTTCTTCCTTCAACTAATTTTTAAGCAATGATGAACGAATAGGTGTGAAAACATCTATAATGGTACACGCTTCAATAACCTTAACTTGATGTGGTACATTCGAAGGCATGAAAAGTGTATCCCCTGTTGAAAGTACATTCACTTTTCCATCCAACGTAAATTCTAATTTCCCAGTTTCAATATAACTTACTTGTTCTTCTACATGTTGATCTAGTTCGCCTTGAAATCCTTCCGGCAATTCTACTTTTACTAACATAATCGAACCTTCTGCGACTAATATATTTCGTTTCAATATTTTATCTCCTTTATTGTCCGAGTAAATTTGGTATCCACATCGAAATTGCTGGAATGTATGCAACAACAAATAGTACAGCCAAGACAATTAGCATATAAGGTACAACTGCCACGACTGAACGTTCAATACTTAAGTCCCCAATCTTCGCTGCCAGTAATAAACATAATCCATAAGGTGGTGTAATGAGACCAATTGCCAATGTGATAACTATAATTAATCCTAAATGTATTGGATCCATACCAAATGCCAGTGAAGTAGGCAAAATTATTGGTACAAATAAAATCATAGCTGGAATGGCATCCATAAACGTTCCTATGAATAAAAAGAAAGCAATGAGAATCAGAATAAATAACCACTTGCTTCCGATATTGTTTGTAAAGAAATCTTGAGCAATGGTAGACACTCTAAAATAACTCAACAATTCGCCAAGTGCACTCGCTGCAGCTAAAGCGAAAATAGATAACGAACTGAGGGCTAGCGTATCCATCAGTATTTTAGGCAAATCTCTTATCTTAATCGTCTTATAAATAAATACCCCGATGATGAAAGTATAGAGAGAGGCAATTGCTGCCGCTTCTGTTGCAGTAAATAGCCCTGAAATGATTCCACCAATAATAATGATTGGTGTGAGCAATGCTGGAAGTGACTGAACAAAAAGTTTGAAAAACGCCTGGAAAGTTGCACGTTTTGCTTTTGGATAACCTTTTCTTACGGCAAGGAAGTAGACAAATACCATCATACTAACACCAACTAAAATGCCTGGAATTATTCCAGCTAAGAACAGTGCTCCTACTGAAACATTCGTTAGCCCAGCAAAAATAATCATTGGGATACTAGGGGGGATAATGACCCCAATAGTAGATGATGCCGCGGTTACAGCAACTGCCGTTTCCGTGTCGTATCCTTGTTTTTTCATATTAGGAATCAATATCTTTCCGACACCTGCAGTATCTGCTTGTGCCGCTCCGGAAACTCCTGCAAACATCATCGAAACAAGAATATTAGCTTGAGCTAAACCGCCACGGATATGACCGACCATTGTAAGCGCTAAATCAATGAGTTTTTGAGAGACTTTCCCGTGATTCATTAAATTTGCTGCCAAAATGAATAGAGGTACTGCGAGCAGTACAAAGGAATCGATTCCGTTCAACATTTTCATAGGCATTGTTACTTCAGGAATATGTGATACCGACATTATTCCTGTTAATGCAATAATTCCGATTACAAAAGCAATAGGAACACCAATGATCATTAGAATGAGAAACAATAAAACCAATATAATTCCAATCATAAGCTCACCTTCTCTCTAAGCAGTGCTACGTTTTTCAAGATGTGATTTATAGAATATATGGACATAGTTACACCCATTACCGGGATGGACAGCCAAATGTATCCCATTTTTAAACCTGGAAATGCCAACCAGTTATAGTCCCAAAATGTAGTAACTGCTTGGAAGCCGTAAAATGCAAGACTTAAAGCAAACAGCAGGATGATTGCATCAATAATGACCAATAAAACCGCACGTTTTTTCCCTTCAAGTTTACGAGAGAAATAATCAAAACTGAAATGTTCTTTTCTATTTACCATAACCGAAGCCCCCATAAATATGGCCCAGATAAAGGAATAGTTCGCTACCTCTTCAGTCCAAATCACAGAAATACCTAGATAACGCGTTGCGATTTGTATCAAAATCGTGATAAAAAATAGACTTAAAAACAGCACACCAACTGTCATTTGTATTTTTTCAAGCATTCTAACCATACTGTCCACCCCTATTGTTAACGATTATTTACGTAGGCTGTTGATTTGTTCAACAATTTCTTCTGCACCGATATCTACTGCCAATTTATCTTGAATAGGAATCGCAAGTTCTTGGAATTTAGTCGTATCGATTTCATTCACAACGGCACCTTCGTCGATTGCTTTTTGTTTATATTCTTCTTCTTGTGCATAGACTGCTTCACGCTCAGCTTCTACAGATGCTGTAGCTGCTTCTAACAAAGCTTCTTTTTGTTCATCAGTCATAGCATCAAATTTCTTGCCGTTTACTAGCATTAAGCGAGTTGTATAATCATGTGCTGTTTCAGAAATGAACTTACCATTTTTCGTTTTGTGATGGTTTTGTTGAACA comes from the Paenisporosarcina antarctica genome and includes:
- a CDS encoding cupin domain-containing protein; the protein is MKRNILVAEGSIMLVKVELPEGFQGELDQHVEEQVSYIETGKLEFTLDGKVNVLSTGDTLFMPSNVPHQVKVIEACTIIDVFTPIRSSLLKN
- a CDS encoding TRAP transporter large permease translates to MIGIILVLLFLILMIIGVPIAFVIGIIALTGIMSVSHIPEVTMPMKMLNGIDSFVLLAVPLFILAANLMNHGKVSQKLIDLALTMVGHIRGGLAQANILVSMMFAGVSGAAQADTAGVGKILIPNMKKQGYDTETAVAVTAASSTIGVIIPPSIPMIIFAGLTNVSVGALFLAGIIPGILVGVSMMVFVYFLAVRKGYPKAKRATFQAFFKLFVQSLPALLTPIIIIGGIISGLFTATEAAAIASLYTFIIGVFIYKTIKIRDLPKILMDTLALSSLSIFALAAASALGELLSYFRVSTIAQDFFTNNIGSKWLFILILIAFFLFIGTFMDAIPAMILFVPIILPTSLAFGMDPIHLGLIIVITLAIGLITPPYGLCLLLAAKIGDLSIERSVVAVVPYMLIVLAVLFVVAYIPAISMWIPNLLGQ
- a CDS encoding TRAP transporter small permease, which gives rise to MVRMLEKIQMTVGVLFLSLFFITILIQIATRYLGISVIWTEEVANYSFIWAIFMGASVMVNRKEHFSFDYFSRKLEGKKRAVLLVIIDAIILLFALSLAFYGFQAVTTFWDYNWLAFPGLKMGYIWLSIPVMGVTMSIYSINHILKNVALLREKVSL